The following DNA comes from Poecilia reticulata strain Guanapo linkage group LG5, Guppy_female_1.0+MT, whole genome shotgun sequence.
GGCAGTAGGAATGCTTTCTACAGAGTTTTGCTGGTTTCTTAACttctaatgtttttttgcaaacattattcaaaatatattccATGTTATTATCATTACACCCCCCATGTCCTTATTTGTGAATTAATTTACTTTGATTTCTCTGTACTTGTGGATTacttggctttttgtcaacatCAGGTGTGAATTTTCTGTAACCTACATCAGAAATATGTAAACGCGGAGAACAAAATGTGGTTTCTGAGCTGACATTAATTCTATTTAATTATGTTGAGCCTATTTACAAAAGTTTTCTGAAGACACAATGTTGAAATGTGAGTGTATACCACACATGAAAGggcaagttttatttaaaatcatgtgtaattaatgaaaaaatcATGGAAAATCACAGAATTACCAACAGACTTAAGTGTCATGTTTCATGTTATTCAATTTTAACAACTTtagaacacaaaataaattaaaacattttcacatagctctaaataaaaaatactgcagtTTGCTGTCAACTTGGACTCTTACTCCTGGCTATGAATGGAAATAGAAacacattattaataaaaccGTCATTGATGCTTGCTGtgatttactgatttattgacATGTATATACAGTAAGTCCAGAGTTACAGGTTTAATTCTTTTGAAAGCATGTTTGGATTGtattatgacaaaatatttttgactcaATTCATGTTCATTTGAAGggatatttttgattttgatttttaaagggaGGCTCTGTGGGGTTCTTATCCATCTTATAACACTTTCCTGATGCACatataaaaaccttaaaattaatgcatataTAATARCTGTTGCACAATATTCCACTAATATAACTTGTGGGAGAAATGCTTAATGCTTAATTTCCATTACTACAAAATCAGTATAACTAAAGCTTTTCTtaatatattctttatttttaattattttttagttgACTACTAGCTCCTATTCCCCAAGAGTGCAATTATGACACAAGGGCTCATTTCTGGAAGCTACTCTTCACCAAACTATTCAAGTGAagcaaatgtttattatttcataCAACAAKTCAAAAGAAGTMTTTGGAGCAATTAGCCTCTCAAAYTAACTTGTGAATATTTACAGCAAAGCTGGATGAGAATTCAAATTTATCTTGCCTTCACTCACAAAGAGGAGGATAGTAAGGAAGATACCAAATACATTGCTAAAGAGGACTGTGTCAAAACATACATGGCATCATGGGGTCACAGATCCTGCTTAGAAATAGCAGGACATCATGTCAACCGTTTGTGTAWggaatgtcaaaaaaaaaaacctggtctGCCCTACGAAACAAGTGTAAAGTTGGCTAAATTAGAGCAAAGAGCAAAGCCAGTGTCTGATATcctatttcagtttcaaaacttCAATTGCATTTTATGCAAGCAGTATTTTACAAAGTGTTAGACTGTTGTCACTGTTGCATTGAAAGGTTATAGAGACAGTGGCCTGTTCTGTAACAACTTGCAACGTTGAGATAGGAATAGACACCAAAAATAACTCAAGTCAAGAAGTGTTAAATAGAataaaactgcatgttttttaaccAATATAAAATTCTTGTTAAAGCTTATGCTATTTCTTTCAAAAAGTCTTCTTAAAAAGTGATGTAGCGTAAAGGGTTataaatttcattcattttaatttatttttaataaagcaccaattcacaacaaatgtcatctcaagatactttaaagacaaacagatcCTAATCATAAATCACAGTTTAAATCCAATTAGATACAGTACAGTTCAGTCCAAAATATAATACAGTGCAGTTCAGTTTAACATGCCAACTAGTAAAAAGTTAAGGAAGGCCATCAAATTATATTGAGTGATAAACTTTGCAGCAATACCTCCTGAGTGaccaatttacaaaaaaagacaattgaTTGCATTGAGTCATTGACTAATAATGAGCATGGATGTGACAAAAGGAGAGAGTAGTGTTATCATGAgctgtatgcatttttttaggGAACTGACTTACCTTAGGTTGGAAATAATCAATTTTTGGGCTGGCTCTGCTCTGCCTAACCACTAATTATACTCTGTGGTCACAACTTCTTTCTCTTTACGTTTTTACGAAAGtgacatttttctctgtctcctGCAAACATACATTTAATATTGACAACAACTCAATAGAAACCAACTTTAAGAAAATCTGACTTCTGCTCCCAAGAATGAATTCCTTTATCTCTGGACACAGTGCAATAACATcagcaaaacagacaaaaataaataacattttactctAAAAGACTCTTTGTAAAACGGcgagttacaaaaataaaatctgagacTTAATGTACAAAACAAGCTGCCACCCAAAATATGCTTTTACtttatcaacaataaaaaaaaacatccaagaccatcaacttttttttttgtatcatctATTATTATTGGTAACACTTGAAGAGCTCAGAATTCGTGTGACTCTTTGCTCTTGCAGTCACATCAGTCACAAATTGATCttgagaatatttttgaaaacacgTTTAAAGTTTCCATTGCAGAGTGGGTATATGAAAGGGTTCAGAGTGGAATTGATGTAACCAAGCCAAATGGTGAACATGTGAAGATCGTGGTGCACGCACTCTGGGCAGAAAGCCATGACCATGAAAACTATGAAATAAGGAATCCAACACAGCAAGAAAGCAGCGATTATGAAACCTAACTGCTTGGCAGCTTTGTGCTCCTTGTGAATCCTCAGACTTTGAATTCGATGTCGTGATTGGTCTATGAACCTGTGCCACGCCTGTTTCAGAGTCACTCCATTATCCGAGTCTATTCTGGTGTCCTCCACTCCTTCCTCGGGCCATGGTAGCGCCTGACTGGGGTCGTAGCTGTTGCAGAGCACATCTGTGTACCTCTGCACGTCTGACACTGGACTGATACCGCAAACTCCACTCACAGAGTTTGTCACTGTGACATGGCATTCATTGAGAGAAGCCTGATGTTTGTTCTCATTGTTTCCACCTGAGCATGCCATATCCTGCGGCGCAGACGACTGGCTCAGGGGAAGCTCTGGTCCTGGCTGCCTCTCTTCGGGTGACAGGGAGCACGTTTTACCCCTCCGGGCCATTCGGAGCCGCTTTGTTGTCATGGAAAGAAGTGACGACTGTTGGCACTTTACGCCTATTTTTCTGTGAGTTCtaaaagaagcagatttagttTTCTCACCATCTTCAAGTGAATATGTTTGAGCTAGAGTGTTCTGATCTAGCAGTCCgtctttttttagttgtttgagGGAAACCTCTGTTTCGTTCCCGAGGGATTTGGAGTCATTTTTTTTAGGGCTCGGGGCATTGCCTCCATTCTCATTTTCTCCAAATGAGTCTGCTGGATGAATGATCCGCTCTCTGTCTCGTAGATGCTGCCTCACYGCCAAGTAGATGTGTGTGTAAAACCACAACATCAAAATTGAGGGTACATAGAAGTTGAAAACCGCTGTTATCACCTTGAACCACGTAACAAAGCGAAAGTCTGTGTCACATTTGTTCTCCTCCTCAGGTTTRAGGTYCACATGTGTGAACGACCTCCATCCTAAAATAGGGATTATCCACATCATTGAAAGTAACCAAGCCCCAGAGATCATCAAGCTCGCTTTTCCTCGTGTTCGATACTTTAGGTATTTCAGAGGTTGTCTGACTGAGCGGTACCGATCCAAACACAGGATAAACAAGCTAAAGATTGATGCTGTGCTGGCCACATAATCCATGATCAACCAAAACTGGCACACCGCTCGCCCCAGACTCCACTCATCCTCCAGCAGATACATCAAGTTCAGGGGCATAACTGTCGTTCCCACAATCAGATCTGCCACTGACAGGCTAACAATGTACAGGTTTCCCACCGTGTGgagagttttttctttcttcactgCATAGAGGACAAGCAGGTTCATTATGATGGTGAGAAGCGATAAGAGCCCCAACGACACTCCAAGGAGAGCGTTATGGAGTGAGTAATGCAAGGTCTCGGTTTCGTTGAGCCTTGGATCATCACCATACGGATGGTTGCTCCagcttttgttgctgttgttgacATAGCTGTTGGGGTTGAGGTMCAGGAAGTCTGCAAAAGGTAATAGACCAGATTCCATCATGTTAGGTGAGATGAAGTCTTCCGTATCCAGTCCCATTCTGGACAGCTGTTGGTTGTTTGGCCATTAGATTGAAGccttttatttcttgtgtctcCCTGTGCTTTGGCTACAGCAGTTGCAGAAACAACAGCCAATCTTCAGTGCTGGTCAGTGTTTCCTTTGTCACT
Coding sequences within:
- the hrh1 gene encoding histamine H1 receptor, whose translation is MGLDTEDFISPNMMESGLLPFADFLXLNPNSYVNNSNKSWSNHPYGDDPRLNETETLHYSLHNALLGVSLGLLSLLTIIMNLLVLYAVKKEKTLHTVGNLYIVSLSVADLIVGTTVMPLNLMYLLEDEWSLGRAVCQFWLIMDYVASTASIFSLFILCLDRYRSVRQPLKYLKYRTRGKASLMISGAWLLSMMWIIPILGWRSFTHVBLKPEEENKCDTDFRFVTWFKVITAVFNFYVPSILMLWFYTHIYLAVRQHLRDRERIIHPADSFGENENGGNAPSPKKNDSKSLGNETEVSLKQLKKDGLLDQNTLAQTYSLEDGEKTKSASFRTHRKIGVKCQQSSLLSMTTKRLRMARRGKTCSLSPEERQPGPELPLSQSSAPQDMACSGGNNENKHQASLNECHVTVTNSVSGVCGISPVSDVQRYTDVLCNSYDPSQALPWPEEGVEDTRIDSDNGVTLKQAWHRFIDQSRHRIQSLRIHKEHKAAKQLGFIIAAFLLCWIPYFIVFMVMAFCPECVHHDLHMFTIWLGYINSTLNPFIYPLCNGNFKRVFKNILKINL